From a single Miscanthus floridulus cultivar M001 chromosome 8, ASM1932011v1, whole genome shotgun sequence genomic region:
- the LOC136475564 gene encoding probable GPI-anchored adhesin-like protein PGA55 isoform X1 — MEKREKQEPVVGRQQLARRHAIGSGSTSSPPPTAAAGCNGKERKGGDHKAALRQKKLKAKTLKWRSSNGDMNSKVEAGGSDQVCDDAVLCSMSTASFSGLVSWKRVRTLGKVAERCDAVDPPVPRKLRSGRTQCKELPLCAGSGEGCQWQALPSPVQCEETTTRTRDLPVTGAINKRAGRFASASSRHVKKRRHLSAISAQISFVDQETRSNGSSLFTEQEEAIADVLLSLSQVPFHSELTADKAIADSSNTNVASTSYSKGPTKEGDQTVVLPSAANELANQSACIDKVVEQTNIVPNVNPVAGTTDQSSNKTPPLSATEQIQDLSMGTAVNLPSPSKDTSNNSTRKQQKVQFDDSKCHPAQKPEAPLWPVNSDKSEGVPHERENAKNNSAQEIAPLVQTPLPCTPAGYLIKPSSSKLAARANTISESTNFTTPGNQNKHPLVKNVGAPKAWKRSITHVYVSHVIQMHVNKEKATASSSQIQAKPEERPLARCSRPPNGGFTTSHKATAATRDEKFYTVHFDVRVPAHQQSSTGICDVGASRQKIVSGGSWQNLPATASSALPETAQHVQYLHHQMAPRPPPPPRDATPYPFPHLPYSMGSLGHAAALQQMPQQYVCSPGYGPRASLPAATSSAMMMKQLQQLMPTQQQMMWQYHVSQYQARPDATHSPASVSAAAAAWHGISSSLRPMGMLAPPALPSPPRPPQMELLCAPYQGGRQPQQLRLM, encoded by the exons GTTGTAACGGGAAGGAGAGAAAAGGTGGAGATCACAAGGCAGCATTGAGGCAGAAGAAACTGAAGGCTAAGACCTTGAAGTGGAGATCAAGCAACGGCGACATGAACAGCAAGGTAGAGGCGGGGGGATCTGATCAGGTCTGTGATGATGCAGTACTCTGCTCGATGTCTACAGCCAGCTTCAGCGGCCTGGTTAGTTGGAAAAGAGTGAGGACCCTTGGAAAG GTGGCTGAGCGGTGTGATGCTGTCGATCCTCCAGTTCCAAGAAAATTAAGATCAG ggcgtacccagtgcaaagagctcccgctttgtgcggggtctggggaagggtgtcagtggcaagccttaccctcgcctgtgcaatgcgaggagaccacgactcgaacccgggaccttccggtcacaggcg CCATAAACAAGCGAGCCGGTCGATTTGCTTCTGCATCATCACGTCATGTCAAAAAGAGGCGTCATCTTTCGGCTATCAGTGCTCAAATTTCATTTGTAGACCAGGAAACAAGATCCAATGGAAGCTCT TTGTTTACAGAACAAGAGGAAGCAATTGCTGATGTTTTGCTGTCTCTATCTCAAGTACCCTTTCATAGTGAGCTCACAGCCGACAAGGCTATAGCAGATAGTTCAAACACAAATGTTGCTTCAACTTCTTATTCAAAAG GACCTACTAAGGAGGGTGACCAAACAGTCGTACTGCCAAGTGCTGCTAACGAACTGGCTAACCAAAGTGCCTGCATAGATAAAGTGGTGGAACAAACGAATATCGTTCCAAATGTAAATCCAGTGGCTGGCACTACAGATCAATCCAGCAACAAAACCCCACCTTTGTCAGCAACCGAGCAAATACAGGACCTTTCTATGGGAACTGCTGTGAATTTGCCAAGCCCATCTAAAGACACCTCCAATAACAG CACGCGAAAGCAGCAGAAAGTGCAGTTTGATGATAGCAAATGTCACCCTGCACAGAAGCCAGAGGCTCCTCTTTGGCCG GTAAATTCTGATAAATCTGAGGGTGTGCCACATGAGAGGGAAAATGCCAAGAACAACAGTGCACAAG AAATTGCACCTCTGGTTCAGACTCCATTGCCTTGTACCCCAGCTGGGTACTTAATAAA GCCCTCTTCAAGCAAACTGGCAGCTCGCGCCAATACAATTTCTGAATCCACAAACTTCACCACACCTGGAAATCAGAACAAG CACCCTCTGGTGAAAAACGTGGGTGCGCCAAAGGCATGGAAGAGAAGCATCACCCATGTGTACGTGAGCCATGTGATCCAGATGCACGTGAACAAGGAGAAGGCCACCGCTTCTTCGTCacaaatccaagcgaagcctgagGAGAGACCCCTCGCCCGCTGCTCGAGGCCTCCGAACGGTGGCTTCACCACCTCGCACAAGGCCACCGCTGCCACGCGGGACGAGAAGTTCTACACGGTGCACTTCGACGTGCGCGTCCCGGCTCACCAGCAGTCATCCACTGGCATCTGCGATGTGGGCGCCAGCCGACAGAAGATT GTCAGTGGTGGTTCCTGGCAGAACCTGCCCGCCACGGCATCGTCGGCGCTACCGGAGACGGCACAGCATGTCCAGTACCTGCACCATCAGATGgcaccgcggccgccgccgccgccgcgggacgCGACGCCGTACCCGTTCCCGCACCTCCCTTACAGCATGGGTAGTCTGGGACACGCCGCGGCGCTTCAGCAG ATGCCACAACAGTACGTGTGCAGCCCTGGGTACGGCCCGCGCGCCAGCCTCCCCGCCGCGACCTCGTCGGCGATGATGATGAAGCAACTGCAGCAACTCATGCCGACGCAGCAGCAGATGATGTGGCAGTACCATGTGTCGCAGTACCAGGCGAGGCCGGACGCTACGCATTCCCCGGCGTCGGtgtcggcggcagcggcggcgtggcACGGCATTTCGTCATCGCTGCGGCCGATGGGCATGCTTGCTCCCCCGGCGTTGCCGTCGCCACCACGGCCGCCGCAGATGGAGCTCTTGTGCGCGCCATATCAAGGTGGCAGGCAGCCGCAGCAGCTGAGGTTGATGTAG
- the LOC136475564 gene encoding probable GPI-anchored adhesin-like protein PGA55 isoform X2: MEKREKQEPVVGRQQLARRHAIGSGSTSSPPPTAAAGCNGKERKGGDHKAALRQKKLKAKTLKWRSSNGDMNSKVEAGGSDQVCDDAVLCSMSTASFSGLVSWKRVRTLGKVAERCDAVDPPVPRKLRSAINKRAGRFASASSRHVKKRRHLSAISAQISFVDQETRSNGSSLFTEQEEAIADVLLSLSQVPFHSELTADKAIADSSNTNVASTSYSKGPTKEGDQTVVLPSAANELANQSACIDKVVEQTNIVPNVNPVAGTTDQSSNKTPPLSATEQIQDLSMGTAVNLPSPSKDTSNNSTRKQQKVQFDDSKCHPAQKPEAPLWPVNSDKSEGVPHERENAKNNSAQEIAPLVQTPLPCTPAGYLIKPSSSKLAARANTISESTNFTTPGNQNKHPLVKNVGAPKAWKRSITHVYVSHVIQMHVNKEKATASSSQIQAKPEERPLARCSRPPNGGFTTSHKATAATRDEKFYTVHFDVRVPAHQQSSTGICDVGASRQKIVSGGSWQNLPATASSALPETAQHVQYLHHQMAPRPPPPPRDATPYPFPHLPYSMGSLGHAAALQQMPQQYVCSPGYGPRASLPAATSSAMMMKQLQQLMPTQQQMMWQYHVSQYQARPDATHSPASVSAAAAAWHGISSSLRPMGMLAPPALPSPPRPPQMELLCAPYQGGRQPQQLRLM; this comes from the exons GTTGTAACGGGAAGGAGAGAAAAGGTGGAGATCACAAGGCAGCATTGAGGCAGAAGAAACTGAAGGCTAAGACCTTGAAGTGGAGATCAAGCAACGGCGACATGAACAGCAAGGTAGAGGCGGGGGGATCTGATCAGGTCTGTGATGATGCAGTACTCTGCTCGATGTCTACAGCCAGCTTCAGCGGCCTGGTTAGTTGGAAAAGAGTGAGGACCCTTGGAAAG GTGGCTGAGCGGTGTGATGCTGTCGATCCTCCAGTTCCAAGAAAATTAAGATCAG CCATAAACAAGCGAGCCGGTCGATTTGCTTCTGCATCATCACGTCATGTCAAAAAGAGGCGTCATCTTTCGGCTATCAGTGCTCAAATTTCATTTGTAGACCAGGAAACAAGATCCAATGGAAGCTCT TTGTTTACAGAACAAGAGGAAGCAATTGCTGATGTTTTGCTGTCTCTATCTCAAGTACCCTTTCATAGTGAGCTCACAGCCGACAAGGCTATAGCAGATAGTTCAAACACAAATGTTGCTTCAACTTCTTATTCAAAAG GACCTACTAAGGAGGGTGACCAAACAGTCGTACTGCCAAGTGCTGCTAACGAACTGGCTAACCAAAGTGCCTGCATAGATAAAGTGGTGGAACAAACGAATATCGTTCCAAATGTAAATCCAGTGGCTGGCACTACAGATCAATCCAGCAACAAAACCCCACCTTTGTCAGCAACCGAGCAAATACAGGACCTTTCTATGGGAACTGCTGTGAATTTGCCAAGCCCATCTAAAGACACCTCCAATAACAG CACGCGAAAGCAGCAGAAAGTGCAGTTTGATGATAGCAAATGTCACCCTGCACAGAAGCCAGAGGCTCCTCTTTGGCCG GTAAATTCTGATAAATCTGAGGGTGTGCCACATGAGAGGGAAAATGCCAAGAACAACAGTGCACAAG AAATTGCACCTCTGGTTCAGACTCCATTGCCTTGTACCCCAGCTGGGTACTTAATAAA GCCCTCTTCAAGCAAACTGGCAGCTCGCGCCAATACAATTTCTGAATCCACAAACTTCACCACACCTGGAAATCAGAACAAG CACCCTCTGGTGAAAAACGTGGGTGCGCCAAAGGCATGGAAGAGAAGCATCACCCATGTGTACGTGAGCCATGTGATCCAGATGCACGTGAACAAGGAGAAGGCCACCGCTTCTTCGTCacaaatccaagcgaagcctgagGAGAGACCCCTCGCCCGCTGCTCGAGGCCTCCGAACGGTGGCTTCACCACCTCGCACAAGGCCACCGCTGCCACGCGGGACGAGAAGTTCTACACGGTGCACTTCGACGTGCGCGTCCCGGCTCACCAGCAGTCATCCACTGGCATCTGCGATGTGGGCGCCAGCCGACAGAAGATT GTCAGTGGTGGTTCCTGGCAGAACCTGCCCGCCACGGCATCGTCGGCGCTACCGGAGACGGCACAGCATGTCCAGTACCTGCACCATCAGATGgcaccgcggccgccgccgccgccgcgggacgCGACGCCGTACCCGTTCCCGCACCTCCCTTACAGCATGGGTAGTCTGGGACACGCCGCGGCGCTTCAGCAG ATGCCACAACAGTACGTGTGCAGCCCTGGGTACGGCCCGCGCGCCAGCCTCCCCGCCGCGACCTCGTCGGCGATGATGATGAAGCAACTGCAGCAACTCATGCCGACGCAGCAGCAGATGATGTGGCAGTACCATGTGTCGCAGTACCAGGCGAGGCCGGACGCTACGCATTCCCCGGCGTCGGtgtcggcggcagcggcggcgtggcACGGCATTTCGTCATCGCTGCGGCCGATGGGCATGCTTGCTCCCCCGGCGTTGCCGTCGCCACCACGGCCGCCGCAGATGGAGCTCTTGTGCGCGCCATATCAAGGTGGCAGGCAGCCGCAGCAGCTGAGGTTGATGTAG